In the Hordeum vulgare subsp. vulgare chromosome 7H, MorexV3_pseudomolecules_assembly, whole genome shotgun sequence genome, one interval contains:
- the LOC123409904 gene encoding polycomb group protein FIE1, whose protein sequence is MSNPNDETPLMGSNGKRQYKPRLKTATTPEVDTLRRSQRRPITPAEADAATAAAFVDAVAATKAWAERKAREKAKGKAAAAAAEEEEEPSEPQPLPARMARLGPGQGLGCEAAVGSLTPSRSREYKLCSKHTEGKRPLYAIGFNFIDARYYDVFATVGGNRVTTYRGLPDGNLAVLQAYIDGDNAQSFYTLSWACDLDGTPLLVAAGSNAVIRVINCATEKLFKTFLGHGDSINEIRTQPLKPSLFISASKDESVRLWNVHTGICILIFAGGGGHRNEVLSVDFHPSDIYRIASCGMDNTVKIWSMKEFWPYVEKSFTWTDLPSKFPTKYVQFPLMTSVVHSNYVDCTRWLGDFILSKSVDNEIVLWEPKTKEQGAAEGSIDVLQKYPVPDCDIWFIKFSCDFHFNQLAIGNREGKIYVWEVQTSPPVLITRLSSPQCKMPIRQTAVSFDGSTILACGEDGSIYRWDEVEHQSVKN, encoded by the exons ATGAGCAACCCGAACGATGAGACCCCACTGATGGGATCAAATGGCAAGAGGCAGTATAAACCGCGTCTCAAAAC CGCGACAACGCCTGAGGTCGACACGCTCCGGAGGTCACAGCGCCGCCCCATCACACCCGCCGAAGCCGacgccgccaccgctgccgcctTTGTTGACGCCGTCGCTGCCACCAAGGCGTGGGCCGAGAGGAAGGCTAGGGAGAAggcgaaggggaaggcggcggcggcggcggcggaggaggaggaggagccgtcAGAGCCCCAGCCTCTCCCGGCGCGCATGGCGAGGCTGGGCCCGGGCCAGGGGCTAGGGTGCGAGGCGGCGGTGGGGTCGCTGACGCCCAGCCGGAGCCGGGAGTACAAGCTCTGCAGCAAGCACACCGAGGGCAAGCGCCCGCTCTACGCCATCGGTTTCAATTTCATCGACGCCCGCTACTACGACGTCTTTGCCACCGTCGGCGGCAATCGT GTGACGACGTACCGTGGCCTCCCCGACGGTAACTTGGCTGTTCTTCAAGCATACATTGATGGGGAC AATGCTCAGTCATTCTACACCCTGAGCTGGGCTTGTGACCTTGACGGCACACCACTGCTAGTGGCAGCAGGAAGCAATGCGGTCATTCGGGTCATCAACTGTGCCACCGAGAAGTTGTTTAAG ACTTTTCTTGGCCATGGTGATTCAATAAATGAGATAAGAACTCAACCATTGAAGCCTTCACTCTTCATTTCTGCAAGCAAG GACGAGTCTGTTAGGTTATGGAATGTCCATACAGGGATCTGCATTTTGATTTTTGCTGGAGGAGGAGGTCACCGTAATGAAGTATTGAGTGTT GACTTCCACCCTTCTGATATCTACCGAATTGCCAGTTGTGGCATGGATAATACTGTTAAAATCTGGTCAATGAAAG AATTTTGGCCATACGTGGAGAAATCCTTTACATGGACTGACCTTCCATCAAAATTTCCAACAAAATATGTCCAATTTCCA CTTATGACTTCCGTGGTgcattctaactatgttgactgtACTAGGTGGCTTGGTGACTTCATCCTGTCGAAG AGTGTTGACAATGAAATTGTTCTGTGGGAGCCAAAAACAAAAGAACAGGGTGCCGCAGAG GGTAGCATTGATGTCCTTCAGAAGTACCCTGTGCCCGATTGTGACATTTGGTTTATCAAATTCTCATGTGATTTTCACTTCAATCAATTAGCAATAG GCAACCGCGAAGGCAAAATCTATGTGTGGGAAGTGCAGACGAGCCCTCCTGTGCTAATTACCCG GCTGAGTAGTCCGCAATGCAAAATGCCAATAAGGCAGACTGCAGTGTCGTTTGATGGAAG CACGATCCTGGCCTGCGGGGAGGATGGCAGCATATACCGCTGGGATGAAGTGGAACATCAATCTGtgaaaaattga